The genomic stretch GCGGCCTGCGGCGTGGCGGAGCTCGACGAGCCCACCGTCGCCTTGGCGATGCGCGTGGCCGGACGCGAGCGCAGGTAGTAGGTCGTCTTCAGCCCCTTCTGCCAGGCGTAGAAGTACATCGAGGAGAGCTTGCCGATGTTGGGCGTCTCCACGAAGAGGTTGAGCGACTGGCTCTGGTCGATGAAGGCGCCGCGGTCCGCCGCCATGTCGAGCAGCGAGCGCATGGGCAGCTCCCACGCGGTGCGGTAGATGGCGCGCAGGTCGGCGGGCAGCTCGGTGAGGTCCTGGATGCTGCCCTCGGCCAGCTTGATGCGGTTGCGCACGGCCTCGTTCCACATGCCCAGGGCCTGGAGGTCGCGCACCAGGTAGCGGTTCACCTGGAGGAAGTCGCCCGACAGCGTCTCGCGCTTGAACAGGTTGGACACCTGCGGCTCGATGCACTCGTAGCAGCCGGCGATGGAGGCGATGGTCGCCGTGGGCGCGATGGCGATCATCAGCGAGTTGCGCAGGCCATGCTTCACGATGCGCGCGCGCAGCGCGTCCCAGCGCGCCACGTCCGTGGGCTTCACGCCCCAGCTGTCGAACTGGAGCTCGCCCTTGGCCGCCCGCGTCTCCGGGAAGGACGGGTGCGCGCCGAACTGCTCGGCCAGCTCGCACGAGGTGGACAGCGCCGCGTAGTAGATCTCCTCGGAGATGCGCTTGGACAGCTCCCGGGCCTCGGGCGCGTCGAACGGCAGGCGCAGCTGGAAGAACACGTCCTGCAGGCCCATCAGCCCCAGGCCCACCGGGCGCCAGCGGCGGTTGGAGTCCGCGGCGGCGGGGATGGGGTAGTAGTTGAGGTCGATGACGCGGTCCAACTGCTTGAGCGCCAGCTGGGCGTTGGCGCGCAGCCGCTCGAAGTCGAACTTCCCGTCCACCACCATGCGGCCCAGGTTGAGCGAGCCCAGGTTGCACACCGCCGTCTCGCCCTGGCTCGTCACCTCCAGGATTTCGGTGCACAGGTTGGACAGGTGGATGACGTTGCCGGGCTGGCCCGTCTGGTTGCTCTTGCGGTTGCTGATGTCCTTGAAGGTCATCCAGCCGTTGCCCGTCTGCGCCAGCGTCTTCATCATCCGGGCGTACAGGTCGCGCGCCTTGACCTTGCGCATCGCCAGGCCCGCGGCCTCGGCCTCCACGTAGGCCTTCTCGAAGGCCTCGCCGTACAGGTCCGTCAGGTGCGGCACCACCTTGGGGTCGAACAGGCTCCAGTCGCCCTCCGACTCCACGCGCTTCATGAACAGGTCCGGCACCCAGTTGGCCAGGTTCAGGTTGTGCGTGCGGCGCGCGTCGTCACCGGTGTTGTCGCGCAGCTCGAGGAAGTCCTCGATGTCCGCGTGCCACGTCTCCAGGTACACGCAGCAGGCGCCCTTGCGCTTGCCGCCCTGGTTCACCGCGGCGACGGAGGCGTCCAGCGTCTTCAGCCAGGGGACGATGCCGTTGGAGTGGCCGTTGGTGGAGCGGATGAGCGAACCGCGCGCGCGCACCCGGTGGTAGCCCACGCCGATGCCGCCGGAGAACTTCGACAGCATCGCGATGTCCGAGTACTTCCGGTAGATGGCGTCCAGTTCGTCCGCGGGGGAGTCCAGCAGGAAGCAGCTGGAGAGCTGCTCGTGGCGCGTGCCGGAGTTGAAGAGGGTGGGGGAGCTGGGCAGGTACTCCAGCGAGCTGAACAGGCGGTAGAGCTCGATGGCCTCGCGGGCGTTGTCGCCGCTGAGCGCGCACGCCACGCGCAGGAAGAACTCCTGCGGCGTCTCCAGGACCTCGCGCGTCTGCGGGTTCTTCAGCAGATACCGGTCGTAGACGGTGCGCAGGCCGAAGTACTCGAACAGGTCGTTGCGCGACGGGTCGATGGCGGCGTTGAGCTTGCGCGCGTTGGCCTGGACGAACTGCAGCAGCCGGTCCGCGATGAGGCCGTGCTTGTGGCCCGCGGCGACGGACTGGCTGAACGAGTGGATGTCCTGGTTGCTGACCTCCTTCTGGATGAAGGTGGCCAGCAGGCGCGCGGACAGGCGCGCGTACTCGGGCTCCTCGACGATGAGCGCCGCGGCCGTCTGGATGGACAGGCTGTCCAGTTCGCGCGTGGTGGCGCCGTCGTAGAGGCCGGAGATGGTCTTCGTGGCCACGCGCATCACGTCCACGCGCGACAGCCCCACGCAGCTCTTGCCCACCGCCCGGACGATCTTGTTCAGGTCCACCGGCTCCGCGGTGCCGTTGCGCTTGCGCACCCGCATCGTCGTGGACGCGAACTCGCTCGTGGTGGCCTCGGGGGCCACGGGTGTCGCGCTCGCGGCCGGGACCGGATGGCCGTTGGGGGCGGGCGGGACAGGCATCGGCGCGGAAGACGGCTTGACGGGCGTCTCGAAGTTCACGAGCGGCTCACTCCAAACGGAAAAGGCGATGACGTGACCACGTGGGCAGACGGCCAGACTGCCCAGGGAGGGGGCTCCCAGGCCACGAAATTGTGACTGTACGGGTGTGTAGTGAATGGGCCCGCGCTTACCGCCACGGGCCTACGGTCTTTTGAGGACCAGAGGGCTCAGGAGACATGTGGGGCGTACTGCTGTGTGTAGAGATGCCACAACCCCTCCCTGAGCCCTTGGGATGACCCCGCCACTGGTGGGGCGTCATCGACCGGGCACAAGGTATGGGGGGCCCCCGCGAGTGTCAACGCGAGATCTAGTGCTCGGGTAGGTCCGTCCCTTGCAATCTATGATCGATCTCCAACGGCCTTCGTCACGTTTGGCTCACAACAGTGCGTGCGTTGGCCGGCGACGCGACGTACGAGCGGCCTGGAATCCAACCTGAGAGGAACGATGCGGCGCGTCCTGCTCAGGGAGTCGTGCCGGAATCCGCGTCATTTTCGACCGGAGGCGTGGGGCCGGTGCCCTGCGGAGCCCCTTCCGTGGGGGGCGGAGTGGGTGCGGGTGGGGGCGTCTGCTGCGGCGCCGCTTCTTCACCCTGCGTGCTCCGGGGGCCGCTCAGGGTGTGGACCGCGCGGCGCAGGGCCTCCTCCATGTCGCGGGCGGGGGGCCCCACGGTGGAGAGCATCTGGTGCGCGCTGCGTGCGTGGCGGCTCTCACTCTCGGCGGCGACCTTGAGCTGGGCGAGGGCGTCGCTGATGAGGCGGCGGGCGTCCTCGAGCTTCTGGCGGGCCTGGAAGTAGGCCACCTCCGTGAGGAGCTTCTGGAGGGTGAGGCGCTGCTCCTCGGTGATGCCGCCCAGCTTCTGGGCGCGGCGCAGGTAGTACAGGCCCTGCTCCACCCGGGGGGCCTCCTCCGAGGCGATGCGGGGCCGCGCCAGCGACTCCAGGAGGGGGAACAGGGCCCTGTCCAGCTCGTCGCGCTCGGTGAACTTCTGCATCAACAGGAGCGTGACGTCCTGGCCCTCGAGGGGGATGGGGGCGTAGGCGTCCGCCAGGCGCGGGTCGCCGGGGCGGTAGGGGAGGGCGCCCGCCGGGGCGGTGCGGCCCTTCATGACCACCAGCTGGCCGTCCACGGCCGTCAGGGTGAAGGTGCGCGCGTTGAGCTGGGAGAGGAGGAAGACGACGGCGCCGCCCAGCCCGAGGATGAGGAGGAAGACCAAGAGCCGCGTGAAGGTCCGCCGTGCGCGGTAGCCGAAGCCCTGTCGGGGTGTCTCGTTCATGTGTTGCCTGCTCTCCTGACGTCCGGGCGCCATCCCACCACGGATGGCGGCGCTTTCCTTGGGGCGCGGAGGCCCACGGCTATACTCCCACCCCCGTACACACCCATGCACCACACATTCCGCCGCATGGGGCCCAGTGAACTGCTGCCCCGCTACATCTTCGTCGAGAGCCTCTTCGCGCGCCGCCGCGTCCTGGAGGTCGACGCGGTGGCCTCCACGGGAGGCGAGAGCGCCCGCTTCCTGCTGGAGCGGGGCGCGCGCGCCGTCGTGGCCTGTGACGCGGACCTCGACGCGGTCCAGGCCGCGCAGAAGGCGCACGGTGGGGTGAACCTGCGCTTCCGGGCCAACATCTACGACGACCTGGAGCCGGGCAGCTTCGACGTGGTGATGGTGGCGGACCTGGCGCCCTATGTCCGGGCGCCCGCGCTCCTGGAGGAGCTGACGCGGCTGGTCTCGAAGCAGGGCTTCCTGGTGGGGGGCCTGCGCAACCTCGCCGGACTGGCGCTGCCGCAGCTCGTGGAGGCGGAGGAGGGTGTGCCGCCCACGTACGGCATGCTGCTCGACTCGCTGACGGCCTTCTATCCCCACGTGGAGGTGGCCACGCAGCTGCCGGTGCTGGGGTACCAGCTCGCCTTCGAGAAGGGCGAGGGGCTCCAGGTGGACGGCTCGCTGGTGAAGGGCGCCGAGGCGGCCTACTACCTCGTCGTCGCGGGGCAGGAGCCGTCGCGGGTGGTGGACCCGACGTGGGTGCAGCTGCCGCCGGAGCCGCTGGCCTTCACCAAGGGCAAGCTGGACGAGGTGGTCGCGCGCGCGAAGTCCTGGGAGGAGCGCAGCGCGCGGTTGAAGGAGGCGCTGACCCGGCTGCGCACGGAGCTGACCGAGCGCGAGACGGAGGTCGCCTCGCTCAAGCCGGCGCTGGAGGTGGCCCGGGACGAGGTGGCGCGCCTCACCGCGCAGCTGGAGCAGGCGCGCGGCACGCCCGAGTCGCAGCGTGAGCGGGACGACCTGACGGGCCGGCTGCGGCGGCGCGAGCTGGAGCTCCAGGTCGCGCAGGAGCGGCTGGCGGACGCGGACCGGCGGCTGGCGGCGCAGCGCCTGGAGGTGGAGGCCGCGCAGCGCGTGCAGGCGGAGGCGGGGGTCCAGGCCCTGGCGGGCCAGGAGGCCCTGCGGCTGGAGCGCGCGCGGCGCGAGGAGCTGGCCGCGTCCCTGGAGGAGGCCCGGGAGCGGCTGACGCAGGCCTATGCCCAGGTGCGCGAGCTCCAGGAGGAGACGGGGACGCTGCGCATCGACCGCGAGAAGGACCGGCTCGCGGCGCAGCGCGCCACCGAACAGCTCGAGGACCGCCGGCGCGAGGCGGAGGCGGCGCGTGAGCGGGAGCTGCGCATCGCGGAGCAGTACTCGGCCGCGTTGGCGGCGGTGGAGCACCTGAAGGGCGGCGCGGCGCGAGCGGAGGAGGTCGCGGGCGCGGCGGCGGCGGCGCTGTCCGTGAAGGAGGCGGAGCTGGCGCGCGCGGCGAGGGAGCTCGCGGACGCGATGCTGCGTGTCTCCGCCGCCGAGGGCGCTCGCAAGGACGCGGAGGCGCGGCTGGAGGCGCTCCAGTCCGAGGGGCGCGGTCAGGAGACGGAGCTCGTCGCGGCCCGTGAGCTGGAGGCGCGGCTGAGGGGCGAGCTGGAGGCGCTCACCCGGAAGGAGGAGGTGGCTCGCGCCACGGCGGCGAAGCTGGAGGAATCGCTCCACGAGGCCCGCGAGCGCGTGGCGCGGCTGGAGGCGGAGCTCGCCCGGACCCAGGTGGACCTCACCGGGGCCTGGGAGACGCAGCGCGCGGAGCTCCAGGCGCGGGTGACGGAGCTGGAGGGCTCGCTCGCGACGGAGCGGGCGCGGGCGGAGTCGCTGGCGGACGAGGCCCGGACCGAGGCGGCCATCCGCGCGGACATGGAGGCCCGCCGGGGCGAGCTCGAGGACGAGCGGCAGGCGCTGGTCCGGCGCGTGGTGGAGCTGGAGGCGGAGGTCTCCACGCTCAACCGCACCCGTCGGGAGGAGACGACGCGGGCGGACGAGCTGGCGGCGACGCTCCAGTCCACGCAGGCGGACCTGGAGACGGCGCGCGAGGAGCGCGACTCCACCGCGGCGCTGGCGGCCCGCGTCGGGGGCTCCCTGGACGAGGAGCGCGAGGCGCGCGCCGCGGCCGAGGAGGCCTTGCGGCTGTCACGAGGGAAGCTGGAGAGCGCGGCGCAGCGGCTCGCCGACGCCGAGGCGGCGCTGGCCAGCACGCGGGAGACGCTGGACGCGCAGGTGGCCCGGCGCGCCGAGCTGGAGGCCGCGCTGGCCGACGTCCACGCGACGCTGGCGTCCGAGCGCGAGGGCCGTGCCCAGTCCGGCTCCGCGCTGGATGCGCTCCGCGTGGAGCTGGAGGCGGAGCGAGAGCGGCGAGGCACCGCGGAAGCCGCGCTGGTGGAGTCGCGGGAGAGCCTCGACGAGGCCCGTCGCGCGTTGGCCCTGGCGAAGGAGGCGCTCGGCGAGGAGGAGGAGCGCCGCGTCCGCTGGGAGGCGGCGCTGGCCGACACCCAGGTCCAGCTCCAGACGGAGCTCCAGCACCGCTCCCGCCTGGAAGCGGCGCTCGCGGAGGCCCAGGGCCAGCTCCACGGCGAGGGCCAGCAGCGCACCCACGCGGAGACCACGCTGGAGGAAGTGCGCGCGCGGCTTCGCGACGAGGTGGCCGAGCGCGAGCGCGTCGACGCCGCCCTGGCCGATGCCCAGTCCCGGCTCCTGGAGGAGGAGACGGCGCGGGCGAAGGTCGAAGCGTCGCTGGCCGAGGCCCAGTCCCGACTCCAGGAGGAGGCGGAGCTGCGGACTCGCGCGGAGGCCTCGCTCTCGGAGGCCCAGTCCCGACTCCAGGAGGAGGGGACGGCGCGGGTGAGCGTCGAGGCGGCGCTGGCGGACGCCCGGTCCCGGCTCCAGGAAGAGGTGGAGCAGCGGACTCGCGTGGAGACCTCGCTCTCCGAGGCCCAGGCACGAGCGCGGGAGGAGGAGACCGCGCGAGCCCGGGTCGAGGCATCGCTGGCCGAGGCGCGCGAGCGGCTCCAGGCGGAGGATGCGCGGCGCGAAGGGGTCGAGACGACGCTGGCCGAGGCGCGCGAGCGGCTCCAGGCGGAGGAGTCCCGGAGGAGCGAGGCCGAGGCGGCGTTGGCCGAGGCCCGGGCTCGTGTCGAGGCGGAGCAGGTCCAGCGGGCCCGTGCCGAGACCTCGGTGGCGGAGCTCCAGGCCTCGCTCTCCACCGAGCGCGAGGCCCGTGAGCGGAGCGAGGCGCGCTCCCAGGAGTCCCTGGGCGAGGCGCGTCAGACGCTGGCCGAGGAGCGCGAGGCCCGCGAGGCGTTGGCGGCGGAGCTGGCCTCGATGCGGGAGCGCGCATTCGGCGCCGACGAGGTCGTCACCCGACTCCAGGCCGAGGCCGCGTCCGAACGCGAGGGGCGCGCCCGGGCCGAGGCGACCCTGGCCGCGGAGCGCGAGGCCCGGGCGGGTATCGAGGATGCGCTCGGCGAGGCGCGCTCCGCGCTGGAGGTCGAGCGTCAGGGGCGCGCGGAGGAGTCCGCTGGCGCGGCCCGGTTGCGCGAGCAGCTCGACGTGGAGCAGCGCGCGCGCGCCGACGCGGAGGCGGACCTGGCGCGCCTGCGCGAGGAGCTGGAGTCCGTCCGCGCCGAGCTGGGGCGCGAGCGAACCTCGCTGGAGGCGAAGCTCTCCGAGCGGGAGTGGTCGCTCCAGGAGCTCCAGACCCAGGCCGACACGCTCTCCGAGGCCGCCACCGCGCGCGCGGCGGAGCTGGCCGAGGTCCGGGAGTCGCTGGCCCGACAGGAGGCCTCCTCTCGCTCCCGGCTCGAGGAACTCGAGCGCGAGCTGGAAGCGACCCGGCGAGAGGCCCGGGAGTCCGAGGCGCGCCATGTCGCCTCGCTGGAGTCCGAGGCGGCCCTGCTCGATGCCGCGCGACAGGAGGTGCTGACGCTGCGCGCGGACCTGGTGCACCTGAACGCGGCCCGCCAGGAGGTCATGCGGTTGGGGGCCGAGCTCCAGCGCGCCATCGCCGCCCTGCACGAGCGGGGGATGCACATCGCCCGGCTCGACGCGGAGCTGGTGGATGCGCGGGAGCGGCTCGTCGCGCAACGCGAGAACGCCGAACTGCTCATGGTGCAGCTCGAGACGGCGCGGCGCTTCGCGGGCAAGGCCACCGCCATGGAGAGCTCGCTCGAGTCCGAGCGGGCCTCCCTGGAGAGCACGAAGTCGCGCCTGGATGCCGCGCAGCAGGACCTGGAGCGGGCCTCCGAGGAGGCACGTCGGGAGCGGGAGCGCGCGGCGGAGTTGGAGACCCGACTCGCTGAATCCGTCGACGCGCTGGCTCGCGCGAAGGAGGCGTGGGAGGTGCGCCTGACGGAGGAGACGCGCCAGTTCGAGAGCCAGCGCGCGGAACTGGAGGCGCGGCTCGAAGAATCGAATGCTCGCGCCAAGGCGCAGCGCGCCGAACTGGAGGCACAGCTCTCCGAGGGGCTCTCCCGCTCCGACGAGCAGCGGGCGGAACTGGAGCGCAAGCTCGAGGAGGCACTCGCCCGCGCCGAGGCCCAGCGCGCGGAGCTGGAGGCCCAGCTCACCGCGGGGCTTTCTCGCGCCGAGGCGGAGCGCGCCGACATGGAGACCCGGTTCGCCGAAGCCGCCGCGCGCGCCGAGGCGGAGCGGACCGCGCTGGAGAACCAGCAAACCGAAGCCGCCGCG from Myxococcus stipitatus encodes the following:
- a CDS encoding ribonucleoside-diphosphate reductase subunit alpha, which translates into the protein MNFETPVKPSSAPMPVPPAPNGHPVPAASATPVAPEATTSEFASTTMRVRKRNGTAEPVDLNKIVRAVGKSCVGLSRVDVMRVATKTISGLYDGATTRELDSLSIQTAAALIVEEPEYARLSARLLATFIQKEVSNQDIHSFSQSVAAGHKHGLIADRLLQFVQANARKLNAAIDPSRNDLFEYFGLRTVYDRYLLKNPQTREVLETPQEFFLRVACALSGDNAREAIELYRLFSSLEYLPSSPTLFNSGTRHEQLSSCFLLDSPADELDAIYRKYSDIAMLSKFSGGIGVGYHRVRARGSLIRSTNGHSNGIVPWLKTLDASVAAVNQGGKRKGACCVYLETWHADIEDFLELRDNTGDDARRTHNLNLANWVPDLFMKRVESEGDWSLFDPKVVPHLTDLYGEAFEKAYVEAEAAGLAMRKVKARDLYARMMKTLAQTGNGWMTFKDISNRKSNQTGQPGNVIHLSNLCTEILEVTSQGETAVCNLGSLNLGRMVVDGKFDFERLRANAQLALKQLDRVIDLNYYPIPAAADSNRRWRPVGLGLMGLQDVFFQLRLPFDAPEARELSKRISEEIYYAALSTSCELAEQFGAHPSFPETRAAKGELQFDSWGVKPTDVARWDALRARIVKHGLRNSLMIAIAPTATIASIAGCYECIEPQVSNLFKRETLSGDFLQVNRYLVRDLQALGMWNEAVRNRIKLAEGSIQDLTELPADLRAIYRTAWELPMRSLLDMAADRGAFIDQSQSLNLFVETPNIGKLSSMYFYAWQKGLKTTYYLRSRPATRIAKATVGSSSSATPQAAAPAPVAQASKVTDAEAVACSLENPEACEACQ
- a CDS encoding IF-2 protein, with the translated sequence MNETPRQGFGYRARRTFTRLLVFLLILGLGGAVVFLLSQLNARTFTLTAVDGQLVVMKGRTAPAGALPYRPGDPRLADAYAPIPLEGQDVTLLLMQKFTERDELDRALFPLLESLARPRIASEEAPRVEQGLYYLRRAQKLGGITEEQRLTLQKLLTEVAYFQARQKLEDARRLISDALAQLKVAAESESRHARSAHQMLSTVGPPARDMEEALRRAVHTLSGPRSTQGEEAAPQQTPPPAPTPPPTEGAPQGTGPTPPVENDADSGTTP
- a CDS encoding plectin 1 isoform 8, coding for MHHTFRRMGPSELLPRYIFVESLFARRRVLEVDAVASTGGESARFLLERGARAVVACDADLDAVQAAQKAHGGVNLRFRANIYDDLEPGSFDVVMVADLAPYVRAPALLEELTRLVSKQGFLVGGLRNLAGLALPQLVEAEEGVPPTYGMLLDSLTAFYPHVEVATQLPVLGYQLAFEKGEGLQVDGSLVKGAEAAYYLVVAGQEPSRVVDPTWVQLPPEPLAFTKGKLDEVVARAKSWEERSARLKEALTRLRTELTERETEVASLKPALEVARDEVARLTAQLEQARGTPESQRERDDLTGRLRRRELELQVAQERLADADRRLAAQRLEVEAAQRVQAEAGVQALAGQEALRLERARREELAASLEEARERLTQAYAQVRELQEETGTLRIDREKDRLAAQRATEQLEDRRREAEAARERELRIAEQYSAALAAVEHLKGGAARAEEVAGAAAAALSVKEAELARAARELADAMLRVSAAEGARKDAEARLEALQSEGRGQETELVAARELEARLRGELEALTRKEEVARATAAKLEESLHEARERVARLEAELARTQVDLTGAWETQRAELQARVTELEGSLATERARAESLADEARTEAAIRADMEARRGELEDERQALVRRVVELEAEVSTLNRTRREETTRADELAATLQSTQADLETAREERDSTAALAARVGGSLDEEREARAAAEEALRLSRGKLESAAQRLADAEAALASTRETLDAQVARRAELEAALADVHATLASEREGRAQSGSALDALRVELEAERERRGTAEAALVESRESLDEARRALALAKEALGEEEERRVRWEAALADTQVQLQTELQHRSRLEAALAEAQGQLHGEGQQRTHAETTLEEVRARLRDEVAERERVDAALADAQSRLLEEETARAKVEASLAEAQSRLQEEAELRTRAEASLSEAQSRLQEEGTARVSVEAALADARSRLQEEVEQRTRVETSLSEAQARAREEETARARVEASLAEARERLQAEDARREGVETTLAEARERLQAEESRRSEAEAALAEARARVEAEQVQRARAETSVAELQASLSTEREARERSEARSQESLGEARQTLAEEREAREALAAELASMRERAFGADEVVTRLQAEAASEREGRARAEATLAAEREARAGIEDALGEARSALEVERQGRAEESAGAARLREQLDVEQRARADAEADLARLREELESVRAELGRERTSLEAKLSEREWSLQELQTQADTLSEAATARAAELAEVRESLARQEASSRSRLEELERELEATRREARESEARHVASLESEAALLDAARQEVLTLRADLVHLNAARQEVMRLGAELQRAIAALHERGMHIARLDAELVDARERLVAQRENAELLMVQLETARRFAGKATAMESSLESERASLESTKSRLDAAQQDLERASEEARRERERAAELETRLAESVDALARAKEAWEVRLTEETRQFESQRAELEARLEESNARAKAQRAELEAQLSEGLSRSDEQRAELERKLEEALARAEAQRAELEAQLTAGLSRAEAERADMETRFAEAAARAEAERTALENQQTEAAARAEAERTALENQHAEAATRAEERRAELEARLSEVIARAEAERATFENQLAETTARAEAERAELAARLADLTARAEAQRAELEAMQTERGDLESRLSGTQADLEARLAEAEGGAEALRADNATLEGRVAELETHLSDLEAAAAQSAQALQSLQERLTRTEAERVAATTERERLQSDLTVARAARVRLEGRITAMETASTDAVRLLDTERAERTRLSESLEEARRMLQQREGSSSDRLTSVLGELTKAQEQVRTLETEKLALQGERGERERLESVVADQKARLATLDAERAELLAAVEELKASAQPEAVLEMAAEMEQLQTQVESLQEKLAAQESELGALRRQAARAGNNPVQEIYERANAELTAVKSELSRRAGPVPPPPGGTSGRAPTIPQVKPGRAAVPALDLPPAPTKKADERE